In Pseudoliparis swirei isolate HS2019 ecotype Mariana Trench chromosome 2, NWPU_hadal_v1, whole genome shotgun sequence, the following are encoded in one genomic region:
- the c2h2orf76 gene encoding UPF0538 protein C2orf76 homolog isoform X1, producing MAACDAVLTVRLVRSFEHRNFKPVVFHGVNLDQTVQNFVQMVRADVATRGGLPPPFKTYAYDTMKIIHQAHGAKTNELVMSLEDDDKLILRDDQTLRAAGVANETEVAFFRKEDYGLYKANPRTAW from the exons ATGGCCGCATGTGACGCGGTGCTCACGGTACGTCTCGTCCGGTCCTTCGAGCACAGGAACTTCAAGCCAGTCGTTTTTCACGGAGTCAATTTGGACCAAACGGTTCAGAACTTCGTTCAGATGGTCAGAGCCG ATGTCGCAACCAGAGGAGGGCTTCCCCCTCCTTTCAAAACATATGCATACG ACACCATGAAGATTATCCACCAAGCACATGGAGCAAAG ACTAACGAGTTGGTGATGAGTTTAGAAGACGATGACAAGCTCATTCTGCGAGACGACCAAACCCTCCGAGCTGCTGGCGTCG CAAATGAAACTGAAGTGGCCTTCTTCAGGAAAGAAGACTACGGTCTCTATAAAGCCAATCCTCGAACTGCTTGGTGA
- the c2h2orf76 gene encoding UPF0538 protein C2orf76 homolog isoform X2 yields MAACDAVLTVRLVRSFEHRNFKPVVFHGVNLDQTVQNFVQMVRADTMKIIHQAHGAKTNELVMSLEDDDKLILRDDQTLRAAGVANETEVAFFRKEDYGLYKANPRTAW; encoded by the exons ATGGCCGCATGTGACGCGGTGCTCACGGTACGTCTCGTCCGGTCCTTCGAGCACAGGAACTTCAAGCCAGTCGTTTTTCACGGAGTCAATTTGGACCAAACGGTTCAGAACTTCGTTCAGATGGTCAGAGCCG ACACCATGAAGATTATCCACCAAGCACATGGAGCAAAG ACTAACGAGTTGGTGATGAGTTTAGAAGACGATGACAAGCTCATTCTGCGAGACGACCAAACCCTCCGAGCTGCTGGCGTCG CAAATGAAACTGAAGTGGCCTTCTTCAGGAAAGAAGACTACGGTCTCTATAAAGCCAATCCTCGAACTGCTTGGTGA